From a region of the Paraburkholderia hospita genome:
- the rpiA gene encoding ribose-5-phosphate isomerase RpiA, giving the protein MTQDELKQLVGQAAADYVIANVPEGAIIGVGTGSTANCFIDALAAHKSRYRGAVSSSVATTARLQSHGIQVFDLNDIESLPVYVDGADEIDHGGAMIKGGGGALTREKIVASVSEKFVCIADASKVVDVLGQFPLPIEVVPMARTAIGRRVTAKGGVPVVRVTKDGSPYITDNGNEILDVKGLRISDPRTVEAHINAWPGVVTVGLFATRGADLCLLGTDKGVERIDYSRS; this is encoded by the coding sequence ATGACTCAAGACGAACTCAAGCAACTGGTCGGCCAAGCCGCCGCCGACTACGTGATCGCAAACGTGCCCGAAGGCGCCATCATCGGCGTCGGCACCGGCTCGACGGCGAACTGCTTCATCGACGCGCTCGCCGCCCACAAGTCGCGCTATCGCGGCGCAGTGTCCAGCTCGGTCGCGACGACGGCGCGCCTGCAATCGCACGGCATCCAGGTGTTCGATCTGAACGACATCGAATCGCTGCCCGTTTATGTCGACGGCGCCGATGAAATAGATCACGGCGGCGCAATGATCAAGGGCGGCGGCGGCGCGCTCACGCGCGAGAAAATCGTCGCGTCGGTGTCGGAGAAGTTCGTCTGCATCGCGGACGCGAGCAAGGTCGTCGACGTGCTCGGCCAGTTTCCGCTCCCCATCGAAGTCGTACCGATGGCGCGCACGGCAATCGGCCGCCGCGTGACAGCGAAGGGCGGCGTGCCCGTCGTGCGCGTGACGAAGGACGGCTCGCCGTACATCACCGACAACGGCAACGAAATCCTCGACGTCAAGGGTCTGCGCATCAGCGATCCGCGTACAGTCGAAGCGCACATCAACGCGTGGCCGGGCGTCGTGACGGTCGGCCTGTTCGCGACGCGCGGCGCGGACCTGTGCCTGCTCGGCACGGACAAGGGCGTTGAAAGGATCGACTACTCACGCAGCTAA